A window of Sphaeramia orbicularis chromosome 8, fSphaOr1.1, whole genome shotgun sequence genomic DNA:
AAAGACACCATACaataacaaactagaaaagcacttggagagcgcagacctccaccaaggcagatcagtccccccaggTCAGTCCCCCCCCGaggcagatcaccaccaaaatgtaatcatttgttcgttgtgctagtatcaacatttcctgaaaatttcatccaaatctatccataactttttgagttatcttgctaacagacagacaaacccagatgaaaacataacctctgccgttccttggcagaggtaaaaatatcaaaaacaatgtaaactccacaagatgaaaataacatgaagcacagattttttcaaaacttttataatgtaacttttttaaGTTGCCTTTCCATAAACTCCAACATTATACATTTCATTTCAGTGTTATTAGTCTGTACTAAGGCACAGAGTAGACACTGGGGTGGAACACCATTGGTGTATCAGAATGGAGAGCTGGGAAAATTCTTACAGATAAATCTGACCGGCAGTTCGAAGTGTGTAGTTAATGTGTGTAGAGGTATGTAAGCTGTGTATGTAACAGCAGGCTGAGGTTACCTGTCTGAACTGGTTTACAGGCACTGGTTCATTTGTCTATTACAGTGGTACTGGAGCAGCAGGAGGGGAGTCCTGCTTGACCTAAACACTAAAGTACTGAAACTCTGTGAAACATTTGTGGACCAAAATCATTTGACAGTCTTGTTAGTGTACCTTATAGATTACAACTAGCTGAGCTGTCAGAAAGATAAAACAACGTTTCATTTAATAAACGACACTAAAAGGCAAAGGagctgtcaagaacagctcacaTGAAACAAGGGTGACTCCTGGAAAAAATGGATTGAATTCTTTTTAGACTATTTTTAGAGAGCAGTTACTTCTGCTTCTATGTTGAgtcacagaacagaacagtagaGGAGCCTGCTCTTAATAGGGATTATAATCAAAGCTGTCAATCACCCCTCCCTCACCTCTCTAAAAACATTTCATTATCATCAACATTGAGTCCATTTATATGACCATAAAAAtacgataactgggagtaatcagataattgtaataatctggTCTGATTACAACCTGtatatgcacttcagaaatgtgataatggaaaaccctggtttacatgttacAGTCCACTTTCTGATTTCTTTgtagtatatgtatgtataggttcTTTataaagtatgtatgtatgtatgtatgtatgtatgtgtgtatgtgtgtatgtatgtgtgtatgtatgtatgtatgtatgtatgtatgtgtgtatgtatgtgtgtatgtatgtatgtgtgtatgtatgtgtgtgtgtatgtgtgtatgtatgtatgtgtgtatgtatgtgtgtatgtatgtgtgtatgtatgtgtgtatgtatgtatgtatgtatgtatgtatgtatgtatgtatgtatgtatgtgtgtatgtatgtatgtgtgtatgtgtgtatgtatgtgtgtaacagggtcaattatttcgcagcaatgtGGATATGTAGATgatattgtttattgtttgttatgaatacacaaaatctgtttatttcattttcatttcttttggtttggtttggttttggttttggttgctTTTGGTTTCTTTTGGTTCCAGATTCAGAGACAGTTTCttccccctggccatcagactgttgaaCAGCCAAAGGAAAAAGGACTTGTTCCAAATCTGCTGCTGCCCCGTTAGTGCAGTAAATCTGAAGCACTTAATTGCactatgcactttagtttttagtctttaaatttttttatgtaatttttatacatatacacatgtttacagtattttagattatttttatatttcgtgaggtgtgtttttatttatttttataactgacACTGTGTTGAGCTAAGcacctgaaatttcatttgataaggtactgatggtgcattattaaatgacaataaaggaagtctgaagtcttaatacctgacattatgggcctccgggtcagtgtgtggaacttttaatttgatttacagtgtgacactgcccgcTATAACTAGAGTTTTTGCACCTttccctcttcccttttgttccggatctctatgggagaggtaagcagccgtgcagtcAGAGAAAATTTTTGGTTGAGCCTctgcttatttaatttttaaatgaactggctaattcaaactgtatgaggtgtttatgatgtgctgaaacacatttaacCACATGTAACCACCGGTTACATGTGGTGATGGTGGACTCTGGTctttgtcttctgctcatgttggGCCTAATGTCACTTCCGTTTCTgactttttgcttgttttgttttttacatgacAAACATACAACATCAAAAATAGACTAGAtaaacatgtacacatacacaaagACATCAGAGTATCAAAAGAAATCGAAAAAATCTAGCTGTGTTACTCCAGTTTTTCATGTAATAAAGCATATCACATTTTGTTTACATGATGATCACCTGAATCATCTGATAACTGATTGGatttttagtgtgcatgtaaacgagCTCATTGTTTAAGTtgaaagagttagctgaattaaggacattgttgattgtggtaagagcgagaaacagacttttgcaaatttgcagagattatttgttttagtatcacaggatgaaaaacgTAGAAGGAAGTTTAATTTTAAATCTTTCACAGGTGTTCCATTGGTTTACAGTTCtgtacccttgaactaacttacactttgactcctacagaagtgtcttctgtccagttttgttttctttgacatccttcaaatcctaattaccaagcacacacacgaacacacaagaTCACACACAAAATCATTTTGCGACCCCTGTTGGCATCCCATGACCCCCTGGGTGGTCCCAActcccactttgggaacccctgagaTAGACCACAACCCAAAGGAACAACAGACCTGAAGTCCATGAGATTCACACAGAACCAAGTCATGTGACTCAACATGAATGATGTCATTCATGTGACCCGCCCACATATAAATGGATCCTGTTAATATTTTAGAGCCTGACCTGCAGGTTCAACAGGTTCAGCCCTTCTACATGTCATCTGTGCTAAAACAACACAGACTTGGATTTCACCATCATATCAACCAGGAAAAAGATCAGAGGCGGAGTCACATTCAACAGAAGAAAGATCACTTCCCAGAAATGAATGTGAAAGTTGTTTCTAGTGTGAGCAGAGCTGCAGACGTGTCTGTGGAACCGTCCAACAAACCTTAAACCCACTTCATCAGATCTGTTTCCAGTCTCAGCAGAGTCTCTACAGTGGCGAGTCCAGCTGAGCTGATCATCAGCTTTAACACCACACTGCtactccaaacacacaaatactagttactaggcctgtaactgtACACATACTGAACCAAACCGTTTTAGTAAACACCTGTTCGGTACAGCTGTACCAAaccggcacagtatgttgagaaaaagaaaaaggaaggaaagacgtTCAATGCAAaactttaaatccacacaagttcTACACAGACaaattgaaggagcacacattgacccgaaatatgaactagcagctgatataaggtaaaaaaaaacaacaaatatgatgtgaacctggaaggaagagattgaagaccctccaccaccaTTACAGTTctgtttgggatcacatcaggttcaggtgaaagagatGTTGATAAGACGAGCGTTGTTTACCGTCTacgaactacagtagttctaaaacactgacactagctctgtctgtctgtctgtttctctctctatctctttctctctctctctcacacacacacacacacacacacacacacacacacgctgtataacagaggaatagaacccaggagttggactttgaaagtatgtaaagtttcactttcgtttcatgccagcatatatgactgcccccccccccccccccaatgtttttgacaaatcgcaccctgcacacacagacacaaacacacaaagtggcctaaaaaGTTTGCtaactgtcctaaaataaataatttggttcattgtgttgtcagtgtttctcttcagtttgtttaaacagaataccagttcacCCTTTTCTTAATgatgcacttcatgtggaatttttttggtgttatttttatgcagaatatgaactgacagaactgtgatttgatttttgttgtttgttcaagactccttttcagggaaaagtgcaatactaatgtttaaaatacatttagtaatattttatttattttattttctatttaatttataacagcagaattatattattcctgtttttgttgtattgcacaggtgtcaaacatgcggcccaggggccaaattcggcctgccaaagggtccaatctggcccacgggaggaatttgtgaaatgcaacaattacactgacaatattaacagtcaatggtgtcaaaaaccttttaattcaggttccacatacagacacatacagtccaatatgatttcaagtgggttagactggtaaaatattatcattataacctataaataaataaacccaaatcTTCTCTttattgttttggtgtaaaaaactaaaattatatgaatatttttacattaccaaactatacttttacaaaaaatgtgaataacctgaacaaatatgaacaaatggaaatgtcttaagaaaagtaattttaattttaccaatattctacctgttattaaatgttttgtttgattgtaatgcacatgtgtaaatgataaactgataaactgaggcagaatattgttaaaattgcacttgtttttcttaagacaattcaagttgttcgtgttattcagatttttaaggaaactttgtagatgtaaacctgatcataatgtaactttacttttttcacagttatcattttaccggtccggcccactgggttgaatgtggcccctgaactaaaatgactttgacccccccatgttctattgtctccaaaaattgggggaaaaatgttcaaaatttcATAAAtgaattaaagacattttgaggggtttctTCCCGTACGGaatcgaaaaaaaaaagaaaaaaaaaaacaaactatggctttcaaaaccgaaaacgtaccgaaccaaaaattttgtgtaccgttacaggcctacaagTTACTCTATTCATTTCACACCAACTCTCCTGAAATGGTTCCTATCACTGAACCACATGGAGAAACCAACAGGATTTACATGGATTCTAGATTATTCCAGCCCATGTCCTTTAGATGGTCTGGACTTGGACTGTTCGTCTCTTCCTGGTTTTGTCACCACTAACATTTTCTGCAGTTACACTTCAATGAACTTCCTGAACATTTCAAAGTCAAatggcctgatttactaagatcacacaaacctttagtaaatcagaccCAAAGTATTGGACTGACGTCATGGATTTGAAACACTGCTGtagagtcatgtgactgaccaatcacacttaTATGAAGACTGAAACGACTTTTATGTAAATGATCACATTATGATAAAAAACTGATAACATAATTAAAAATATTTCAAAGTTCaaagttcaaggttcactttattttcTCCAATGAGAGAAATGTGGctgagacaaagacaaaaacaagctgcaactgcaacataaaacagaacacatgctgcaaaaaatacatataatatgtaacatataataaataagttaaaataatggatggatggatggatggatggatggatggatggatggatggatggatggatggatggatacacacctgcataaattcatacatacatacacacatacatacatatatacatacatacgtacgtatgtatgtacacacacacacatatatatacacacacatacatacatacatgtatacatacatatgtacacatatacatacatgcatacatgcatgcatatatagatacatacaaatatacattaataaataaataaataaatacatacatacatacatacatacacacatacatacatgcatatatagatacatacatatatacataaatacatacatacatacatacatacatacatacatacatatatacatacatacatacatacatacatacatacatacatacatatatacatacatacatacatacatacatacatgcatatatacatacatttgtaCAAATCATTTGACTTCCTCCTTTGGTAGCTCCACCTAACTGCTCATTATTGACCTTGATTGAAAGGGGGATAAAAGAATGTTTAAACAGTTGAACCTGCACAGCAGGACTCTGTACCTTCTGCCTGAAGTCAACAGAACATACTCTGGAAACAGGACATGTGATGGTGGTCTGTATTTAAGTCTTGCGTCATGAGTGGACCAGGGGTCCCCATGATCTTCCTTTCCATCTTCACCAGGTTATGAATGTGAGTTTTGGATTTGACTGTCAGAGCCCAAACCAGCAGATGATTTCACTGATGTGTATGTTCTGTCGGTCCATAGATATGGCTGCTGCCAGTTGGGTCCGATCTGAAGATCAGTTcctgtgttccatctgtctgaatgtcttcactgatccagtcagcacaccatgtggacacaacttctgcaaatcctgcatctttgaatactggagggttaatgtccCATATAAGTGTCCCATGTGTAAAGAGGTtttcaacacaaaacctcagctGAAGATCAACACTTTCATCTCAGAGATGATGGCTCAGTTCAGACATGAAGCTCAACATGAACCAAACATCTACAGCTCAGACCAACAAGCTGCCAAACCAGGAGAAGTTCCCTGTGACGTCTGTACTGAACccaaactgaaggccctgaagtcctgcctggtgtgtctgacctcctactgtcagactcatctggaacctcatctgacacgttcaggactgaaaaaacatcatcTGATCCAACCTGTGGAGAACCTGGAGGACAGGATGTGTAGGAAACACGACAAAcctctggagctgttctgtaaaacCGACCACACATGCATCTGTCACCACTGCACCTACTCAGACCACAGAAGTCATTACGTTACTACTCTGAaagaagaacatgaagaacagaAGCCAGAGCTGAAGAAGACAAAGGCTGAAATTCAGCAGATGATCCAGGAGAGACGACTGAAGATCCAGGAGATCCAACGGTCAGTGGAGCTCAGTAAGAACGCTGCAGACACAGAGACAGCAGAAGGTGTTGAGGTCTACACTGCTCTGATGGACTCTGTTCAGAGAAGTCTGGACCAGTTCTTAGAGGAGATCCAAGAAAAGCAGAGGAGCACCGAGAAAAAGGCTGAAGacttcatcaaagagctggaccaggaaatctgtgagctggagaagagaagcactgaggtagagcagctctcaggctctgaagaccacctccactttgtCCAGAGGTTCACATGTGTCAAAGCTGCTCCATCCATGATGACCTGGACAAAGGTCAGCGTCCGTCCACCATCATATGAGGGGACTGTGGTGAGAGCTGTGTCTGAGCTGAAGGACAAACTCACAGAAGACATGAAGAAGGTGGTGGTTAAAGCTGAGCTGAAGAGAGTCCGACAGTATGAGgtggatctgactctggatccagatacaGCAAATCCTTatctcatcctgtctgatgatggaAAAAAGGTTCATGATGGTGATAAAAAGAAGAAACTTCCAGACAAACCACAGAGGTTTTCTGAATGTGTTTCCATCTTAGCGAAGCAGAGGTTCTCTTCAGGCAGGTTTTACTTCGAGGTTCAGGTCAAAGGAAAGACTGCCTGGGATTTAGGAGTGACCACAGAGTCCATCAGCAGGAGAGGACAGATCACAGTGAGTCCTCAGGACGGATACTGGACCATCTGGTTGAGAAATGGAAATGAGTACAAAGCTCTTGCtagtccttctgtccttctgtctgtgaagTCTGGTCctcagaaggtgggggtgtttgtggattatgaggagggtctggtctccttttatgacgtaggttcttcagttctcatctactccttcactggctGCTGCTTCAATCACAAACTCCTCCCATACTTCAGTCCAGATGTGAATGCTGGAGGTAcaaactctgctcctctgatcatcactcctgtcGACACTGAGTAAGAATTTCATCAAATGGACAGATTTTCTctgatttactggagtcactaaacttagtgatgatgtaaactgtttgaaCGTGTCTGAATCTGGAtccaaatgcactgaaatactCACATTAGTGCTGAGAATAATCCTGGTTTGACACATTCTGATGCCTGTGATTTAATCCaatgataatgatggtgtttGAATGTGAACCTGAATTCAAATGTTGGGATTGTGAACGTGTTTCCATGATGGGAttgattttatacatttaaatgacagAAGTGTTCAGGAGAATTCAATATTCAATAATAACGGTAAAGATTCTGTTCATCAGCTGtaataaatacagtcatatactgtCTTCATTTGAAATAAGAAAAACCATTAAACATTAAATGTTTGCTGagttgttttctatttgttcacagacaaacacatgTAATTATTGTAAACACTGTAATTCTTTTCACATCAGCTCAGACGGAGGTTATACGGTAATATTTAAGACCAAATATATTGAAATGATTCATCAGTTCTTCAAATGTTTTCTGATTAAATTGACTGAAGTTGAAATCCAGTCAATCCATTTGATAAATCACAAACCTACGACTTATTTGGATGATTCTGCTCAAATATCTGAACTATGGATTTACATGGAAACTATGAagaaatagatgaaaatattcCCATTATTTCCTCTTTGTCTGTGAAATGTCAAActtcaataaatatattaaaatttaaacagatttgtctGGAGTTTCTTCTGTTTTATCTCAAACTGTAATTCTCTAGTAAATAGTATAGAGTAAATAATagagaaaatgatgcaaaaatgcagagttttacAGCCTGATCAAACCATTGTCTGAATAAatccaggttgttgattgtgaATGTGCTTCAACAGATCATCATGTGTCCTTTAGTCCAGATCACCCAGCCTCAGAAGAACAAATGGAAGAACTAGGAACATCTGAAGAGTTTAGACATGGGACATCTGTGGAAAAGgctctttttcagtccagtctgtcattaactgaacacaaacccagtgtgtccagtgtgttCACTGGTCAATCAGTATttacttctttaaaaaaatgtattttgttgatttcattgATTGCTttgattgtttttgttaattttgttgcttacactggtctacaaggaaaatgcttccagaataaaagtaatgaaattttaccaaatgagagtcactgataaagaaaaatcaagtcaaaaacgctggttggctgaactttccaagacacagccttgggtcaaaatgtgaaattcaagaattaacgagagaatgggtttgactcaaaaggaatatttgtctcagagctacaagatctacttcaaaacactgtctgcacattagaatacattcactttacaggttctatttagtggaagagttataaaactattatataaatgtacataaaccaatatatatgtgtaataacacttaatcatataccttgaaaacatcagcaaactggcacttttgtcattttttttttccaattaatcttattaaaatacgtaacatttagcacat
This region includes:
- the LOC115423927 gene encoding E3 ubiquitin-protein ligase TRIM21-like; amino-acid sequence: MAAASWVRSEDQFLCSICLNVFTDPVSTPCGHNFCKSCIFEYWRVNVPYKCPMCKEVFNTKPQLKINTFISEMMAQFRHEAQHEPNIYSSDQQAAKPGEVPCDVCTEPKLKALKSCLVCLTSYCQTHLEPHLTRSGLKKHHLIQPVENLEDRMCRKHDKPLELFCKTDHTCICHHCTYSDHRSHYVTTLKEEHEEQKPELKKTKAEIQQMIQERRLKIQEIQRSVELSKNAADTETAEGVEVYTALMDSVQRSLDQFLEEIQEKQRSTEKKAEDFIKELDQEICELEKRSTEVEQLSGSEDHLHFVQRFTCVKAAPSMMTWTKVSVRPPSYEGTVVRAVSELKDKLTEDMKKVVVKAELKRVRQYEVDLTLDPDTANPYLILSDDGKKVHDGDKKKKLPDKPQRFSECVSILAKQRFSSGRFYFEVQVKGKTAWDLGVTTESISRRGQITVSPQDGYWTIWLRNGNEYKALASPSVLLSVKSGPQKVGVFVDYEEGLVSFYDVGSSVLIYSFTGCCFNHKLLPYFSPDVNAGGTNSAPLIITPVDTE